The Mesotoga infera genome window below encodes:
- a CDS encoding proton-conducting membrane transporter yields the protein PAEIASGPLVEYSGKYLGMLMIQHAFATFIEIGLFVNLFLGGGRTLWEFLLKFLIVYFSIVIISATIPRFRVEQAIKFYWKWPLILSFVQVIIVVFVMGRR from the coding sequence CCGGCAGAGATAGCTTCCGGTCCACTTGTGGAGTACAGCGGCAAGTATCTCGGCATGCTAATGATTCAGCACGCGTTCGCGACATTCATTGAGATCGGACTGTTTGTCAACCTCTTCCTCGGAGGCGGCAGGACCTTATGGGAATTCCTCTTGAAGTTCCTTATAGTGTACTTCTCAATAGTAATCATCTCCGCAACTATTCCAAGATTCAGGGTCGAGCAGGCGATCAAATTCTACTGGAAATGGCCTCTCATTCTCTCCTTCGTACAGGTAATCATAGTGGTCTTTGTGATGGGGAGGCGATGA